One segment of Manihot esculenta cultivar AM560-2 chromosome 4, M.esculenta_v8, whole genome shotgun sequence DNA contains the following:
- the LOC122723463 gene encoding cell surface glycoprotein 1-like — translation MWKKLGLPKPIPSDSDDETWDTPPPATTNTETPPATSTATGRTDSPAAQTYRRQKKRQRTPPPPSTIAPSANPAGEMLPEATTSSGYSQKQPRTQSPPRSDPEPEPAMHPAGHKESDAPTDFTSVMPSDVPTDAPMDLPSDVPSDVPSDTLSDMPSNLPSDLPRPAYPDHIVKSLTFNKISERTRLLKISSLPYHPGIRHSHGL, via the exons TCTGACAGTGACGATGAAACGTGGGACACACCTCCACCGGCCACCACCAACACCGAGACACCACCGGCCACAAGTACAGCAACAGGACGCACCGACTCACCGGCCGCCCAGACATATCGCCGGCAAAAGAAACGGCAAAGGACACCGCCACCACCATCCACAATAGCCCCGTCGGCAAACCCTGCGGGCGAAATGCTACCTGAAGCCACCACTTCCTCCGGCTACAGCCAGAAACAGCCACGAACACAGTCGCCACCAAGATCAGACCCAGAGCCAGAACCTGCCATGCATCCCGCGGGACACAAAGAAAGCGATGCGCCTACTGATTTCACCAGCGTTATGCCCAGCGATGTGCCCACCGATGCGCCCATGGACTTACCAAGTGATGTGCCTAGCGATGTGCCCAGCGACACACTCAGTGATATGCCCAGcaatttgcccagcgatttgcccaggccAGCGTACCCTGATCACATCGTCAAATCACTGACATTCAACAAAATTTCTGAGCGCACCAGGCTGCTTAAAATTTCATCCCTACCATATCACCCAG GAATTCGGCAtagccatgggctgtga